In one window of Fictibacillus phosphorivorans DNA:
- a CDS encoding L,D-transpeptidase family protein — MNTKKVLIALLMFGFMFLLVQPAKAAASSFIVINKSTNQLAYFENNKLSKVFKVATGKLPSYTPEGKFKIVNKITNRPYYTGNIPGGDPRNPLGNRWLGLNANGTWGTTYAIHGNNNASSIGKYVSAGCIRMYNNEVQWLYARISVNTPVVITTSGKSFPALAAANGYKVTNSSTVPVFSVVNLKKGSRGAEVMELQRRLTNLGYSTKGVDGVFGANTDAAVRKFQKAKKLTVDGVVGPATKKALGMF, encoded by the coding sequence ATGAATACGAAAAAGGTACTGATTGCATTACTGATGTTTGGTTTCATGTTCTTACTTGTTCAACCAGCAAAGGCAGCAGCTTCATCATTTATCGTCATAAATAAATCAACCAACCAGCTTGCATACTTTGAGAATAATAAATTATCGAAGGTATTTAAAGTGGCAACGGGTAAACTGCCTTCTTATACGCCAGAGGGGAAATTTAAAATAGTTAACAAGATCACAAATCGGCCTTATTATACAGGTAACATTCCTGGTGGAGATCCGCGAAATCCTTTAGGAAACAGATGGTTAGGTTTAAACGCAAATGGAACATGGGGAACGACGTATGCCATCCACGGAAACAATAATGCAAGTTCCATAGGCAAATATGTGAGTGCAGGCTGTATCCGTATGTACAACAACGAGGTGCAATGGTTATATGCAAGAATTTCGGTTAATACACCTGTTGTGATCACAACTTCAGGTAAATCCTTCCCTGCTTTAGCAGCAGCGAATGGATATAAAGTAACGAACAGTTCAACCGTTCCTGTATTCTCAGTCGTTAACTTAAAAAAGGGTAGCCGTGGTGCGGAAGTGATGGAGCTTCAACGAAGACTTACGAATTTAGGGTATAGTACAAAAGGAGTCGACGGTGTATTTGGAGCCAATACAGATGCCGCTGTGCGTAAATTTCAAAAAGCTAAGAAGCTCACAGTTGATGGCGTAGTAGGTCCAGCGACTAAGAAAGCGCTAGGGATGTTTTAA
- a CDS encoding DUF4179 domain-containing protein produces the protein MFEREKEQLNGLKKEYENIPISIDSIDQAISTGFQKAKAEERKSRMKKRSAFGFIAAALLLIGLFSSIKNSPALANYISEIPGMEKIVSMIRDDKGRMAAVEKNYYQRHGVSDEKDGLKVTIDGTIADEMGIVLFYSIESKEKLKEVMFDDVKIRAKDGTVLDEAYNSFGDSHTSDKGENKFSGEIEYFFEAPIETKEYIVELQLKDKEFYIPLTLKEFKKKKDYAVQQTMDLEGQKINIEKVTIYPLRAVVKLKMNEENEKYILQLDDLRLVDENNEVWGNIANGITGSGDKDTEREVYLQSNYFKEPKELYLVLNSAQAIDKENAVIVVDTEKMKILKQPDGNKLRNLRKEDGQLVFDLHTKKPFRSAIFSTITDAQGKEIEVSSQSMGTEEEKGTTRLGIELPSIDRSQNPLTIDLSYYPEWIKGNEKIKIK, from the coding sequence ATGTTTGAAAGAGAGAAAGAGCAACTGAACGGTTTGAAGAAAGAATATGAAAATATACCGATTTCAATAGATTCTATTGATCAGGCGATATCAACTGGTTTTCAAAAGGCAAAAGCAGAAGAGCGGAAATCTAGAATGAAGAAAAGAAGTGCTTTTGGTTTTATAGCGGCAGCTCTTTTACTCATTGGATTATTTTCTTCAATTAAGAATTCACCGGCTTTAGCTAATTATATTTCTGAAATACCTGGTATGGAAAAAATAGTGAGTATGATTCGTGATGATAAAGGAAGAATGGCAGCAGTTGAAAAAAATTATTATCAAAGGCATGGCGTATCAGATGAAAAAGATGGGTTGAAAGTTACTATCGATGGAACAATTGCTGACGAGATGGGCATTGTGCTTTTTTATTCAATTGAATCTAAAGAAAAATTAAAAGAAGTGATGTTTGATGATGTAAAGATCAGAGCGAAAGACGGCACTGTATTGGATGAGGCATATAATTCATTCGGTGATTCCCATACATCAGATAAAGGCGAGAATAAGTTTAGTGGAGAAATTGAATATTTCTTTGAAGCTCCTATTGAAACAAAAGAATATATCGTCGAACTACAGTTAAAGGACAAAGAATTTTACATTCCATTAACCCTTAAAGAGTTTAAGAAGAAAAAAGATTATGCAGTCCAACAAACGATGGATTTAGAAGGTCAAAAGATCAATATCGAGAAGGTAACCATCTATCCATTACGAGCTGTCGTTAAGTTAAAGATGAATGAAGAAAATGAAAAATACATCCTGCAACTTGATGACTTACGCTTAGTCGATGAAAACAATGAAGTGTGGGGTAATATAGCAAATGGTATAACAGGATCAGGTGATAAAGACACTGAGAGAGAAGTTTATTTGCAAAGTAACTATTTTAAAGAACCGAAAGAATTATATCTAGTCTTAAATAGTGCTCAAGCTATAGATAAAGAGAATGCAGTCATTGTGGTGGATACAGAAAAAATGAAGATTCTAAAACAGCCTGATGGAAACAAGTTAAGAAATCTAAGGAAAGAAGACGGGCAGCTCGTCTTTGATCTGCATACAAAAAAACCTTTCCGTTCGGCAATTTTTAGTACAATAACTGATGCACAAGGTAAAGAAATTGAAGTGAGCTCACAGTCCATGGGTACTGAAGAAGAAAAAGGAACAACTCGACTAGGTATAGAGCTGCCTTCAATAGATCGCTCACAAAACCCTCTAACCATTGACTTAAGTTATTATCCGGAGTGGATTAAAGGTAACGAAAAAATTAAAATCAAATAA
- the brnQ gene encoding branched-chain amino acid transport system II carrier protein, whose translation MRKMDTVFIGLMLFSMFFGAGNLIFPPFLGAAAGSSYWLAMTGFILTGVGLPFAVLFAVSLVKGGVQTIGNRVHPVFSTVFMVVIYLSIGPFLAIPRNANVAYEMGLKPFLGTDSNAALILLLFTVTFFALVYAVSLNPSKMEKYMGRWITPILLLSMVVLCAVGFFKLDAPLQSPLANYQSGAFSTGFIEGYNTMDALAALAFGIVILTAIQQRGVQDRKQLTNYTLKAGLIAGTLLTLVYVSLGLIGGKMAATGSFENGTDILAEASTLLLGKSGTALLGFIFTLACFTTVVGLTTACGQYFSKLMPSVSYKKVVLLVTLVSFTLSNLGLNQILKVSVPFLVTAYPLTIVLVVLTFFNRFFKNSKKVYGSAVLFTGVFALMDGLVAFGVDLGPVQVVKDFLPLSSMGLQWILPAIVGTAVGMVLSSFSHERSPVDELAVKVS comes from the coding sequence ATGAGAAAGATGGACACCGTTTTTATTGGACTTATGTTATTTTCAATGTTTTTTGGAGCAGGCAATCTTATTTTCCCTCCATTCTTAGGGGCTGCGGCAGGATCCTCATACTGGCTTGCGATGACTGGATTTATTCTAACTGGTGTAGGACTTCCTTTTGCTGTATTATTTGCCGTTTCCCTCGTAAAAGGAGGCGTTCAAACGATCGGCAATCGTGTTCATCCCGTTTTCAGTACGGTCTTTATGGTCGTTATTTATTTAAGTATCGGACCGTTTCTAGCTATTCCTAGAAATGCAAACGTGGCTTATGAGATGGGACTTAAACCGTTTTTAGGTACTGATTCGAACGCAGCACTCATTCTATTACTGTTTACAGTTACATTTTTCGCGCTCGTTTATGCGGTAAGCTTGAATCCATCAAAAATGGAGAAATATATGGGGCGTTGGATTACTCCTATCCTTCTTTTATCAATGGTTGTGCTCTGCGCAGTAGGATTTTTCAAACTAGATGCTCCCCTTCAATCACCATTAGCTAACTATCAATCTGGAGCGTTTTCTACAGGTTTCATTGAAGGTTACAACACAATGGATGCTCTTGCTGCACTCGCTTTTGGTATCGTCATTCTTACAGCTATTCAACAAAGAGGTGTTCAAGACCGAAAGCAATTAACAAACTACACATTAAAAGCTGGTCTGATTGCAGGAACCTTACTGACACTTGTTTATGTCAGCTTAGGATTAATCGGAGGTAAGATGGCTGCAACAGGTTCTTTTGAAAATGGAACAGACATTCTCGCAGAAGCGTCCACTCTATTATTAGGTAAAAGCGGAACAGCTCTACTAGGCTTTATCTTTACATTAGCTTGTTTTACTACAGTTGTCGGTCTAACAACAGCGTGTGGACAGTACTTTTCAAAACTAATGCCGAGTGTCAGTTATAAAAAAGTTGTCTTACTCGTTACACTCGTGAGCTTCACGCTATCAAACCTTGGACTGAACCAAATTCTTAAAGTTTCAGTGCCCTTTTTAGTTACAGCCTATCCCTTAACAATTGTATTGGTTGTACTTACGTTTTTTAACCGCTTCTTCAAAAACTCAAAGAAAGTGTATGGAAGTGCAGTACTCTTTACTGGTGTATTTGCGCTGATGGATGGCTTAGTGGCATTCGGTGTAGATTTAGGTCCCGTTCAAGTGGTGAAAGATTTCCTTCCTCTATCTTCTATGGGATTACAATGGATTCTTCCCGCCATTGTTGGAACCGCCGTCGGAATGGTGTTAAGTAGCTTTAGCCATGAACGTTCGCCAGTAGATGAGTTAGCAGTCAAGGTTTCTTGA
- a CDS encoding toxic anion resistance protein, whose product MKENNAPLNHSDEPTNLMDDLLANPFGEQQESTVPSNENKQVRLIDVLPEENKEKAYQLAKQIDPTNHQTMITYGAPAQAKLHSFSNTMLDHVKKKDTGQIGEIIGDLMRKLQDVNPEELKSNKPTLIGRMFGKISGSVQEVLSKYQKTGAQIDRISVKLDGSKNVLMSDIVMLEKLYENNKEYFQALNVYIAAGELKLDELNQVTIPEMRRVAEQTNDQMKFQEVNDMVQFADRLDKRVHDLKLSREITIQSAPQIRLIQNTNQALVEKIQSSIMTAIPLWKNQVAIALTLIRQRNAVEAQKQVSKTTNELLLKNAEMLKTNTIETAKENERGLIDIETLKKTQENLLSTLEETLRIQEEGRMKRRLAEEELATMEIGLRQKLLEIKGE is encoded by the coding sequence ATGAAAGAAAATAACGCACCACTTAACCATTCTGATGAACCAACAAACCTGATGGATGACTTGTTGGCAAACCCTTTTGGCGAACAACAAGAATCTACTGTGCCCTCGAATGAAAACAAACAGGTACGATTAATAGATGTACTTCCAGAAGAAAATAAAGAAAAAGCGTATCAGCTGGCGAAACAGATCGATCCAACGAACCACCAGACGATGATCACATACGGAGCACCAGCACAGGCAAAGCTTCATTCCTTTTCGAACACGATGCTTGATCATGTGAAAAAGAAAGATACTGGGCAAATCGGTGAAATTATTGGAGATCTCATGAGGAAGCTTCAAGATGTAAATCCTGAAGAATTAAAATCAAACAAACCTACGTTGATCGGCCGAATGTTTGGAAAGATTTCAGGGTCTGTTCAAGAGGTACTTTCAAAGTATCAAAAAACGGGAGCACAGATTGATAGAATCTCTGTAAAGCTAGACGGAAGCAAGAATGTTCTTATGTCGGATATCGTCATGCTTGAAAAATTGTACGAAAACAATAAAGAGTACTTTCAAGCGTTGAACGTATATATAGCAGCAGGAGAACTTAAGCTGGATGAGCTAAACCAGGTTACGATTCCTGAGATGAGAAGAGTGGCGGAACAGACGAACGACCAGATGAAGTTTCAAGAAGTAAATGACATGGTTCAGTTTGCTGACCGACTCGATAAGCGGGTTCATGACTTAAAATTAAGTCGTGAGATAACGATACAAAGTGCACCACAGATCCGACTCATTCAAAACACGAACCAAGCGCTTGTAGAAAAAATACAGTCGTCCATCATGACAGCTATTCCATTGTGGAAGAACCAAGTCGCTATTGCATTAACGTTAATTAGACAGCGTAATGCAGTAGAAGCTCAAAAACAAGTTTCTAAAACGACGAATGAGCTTTTACTAAAAAATGCTGAGATGTTAAAAACCAATACGATTGAAACTGCAAAAGAAAACGAACGTGGTTTGATCGATATTGAAACGTTAAAGAAAACACAAGAAAATCTTCTTTCGACGCTTGAGGAAACATTGCGTATTCAAGAAGAAGGTCGCATGAAGCGTCGCTTAGCAGAAGAAGAACTGGCAACGATGGAAATCGGCTTAAGACAGAAGCTACTCGAAATTAAAGGCGAATAA
- a CDS encoding PRK06851 family protein encodes MTGKILNYYAGGNTARGFYNLFTSNLSGLDRLFILKGGPGTGKSTLMKAVGEKWNNEGYDIEYIHCASDNGSIDGVIIRELGIGIVDGTSPHVIEPKAPGAIEEYVNLGEAWDSKKLLNKKAEILKITDSISADYQKAYATFHDALLIHDEWEEIYIMNMNYEKANEITDELMHQFFSKKVNKAANVYHRFLGAATPKGAVDFVPNLTEGLEKRFFIKGRPGSGKSTLLKKLAANAEASGYDVEIYHCGFDPNSLDMVIVRELGFAIFDSTAPHEYFPEREGDSIIDMYEKTIKKGTDEKFFDNLKEISGRYSKKMKDAIGYLADAKSKHDDLEKIYIAAMNFSKIDKIHKKIDQEIEKLTAAQQQK; translated from the coding sequence TTGACTGGAAAAATTCTAAATTATTATGCTGGCGGCAATACGGCTAGAGGCTTTTACAACTTATTTACATCTAATCTTAGTGGTCTTGATCGCCTATTTATTTTAAAGGGCGGACCTGGTACTGGTAAGTCGACACTCATGAAGGCGGTCGGGGAAAAGTGGAACAATGAAGGCTACGACATCGAGTACATTCATTGCGCTTCAGACAACGGTTCGATTGATGGTGTGATCATCAGAGAACTTGGAATCGGAATTGTCGATGGTACTTCTCCACATGTTATCGAACCAAAAGCCCCTGGAGCGATCGAGGAATATGTAAATTTAGGTGAAGCGTGGGATTCTAAAAAACTTCTGAACAAAAAGGCGGAAATTTTAAAGATAACAGATTCTATTTCTGCTGATTATCAAAAGGCGTATGCCACTTTCCATGATGCGCTCCTCATCCATGATGAATGGGAAGAAATCTATATTATGAACATGAATTATGAAAAAGCTAATGAAATTACAGACGAACTGATGCATCAATTTTTTTCGAAAAAAGTTAATAAAGCCGCAAACGTTTATCACCGCTTTTTAGGAGCAGCCACCCCAAAAGGTGCAGTCGATTTTGTTCCAAACTTAACAGAAGGTCTAGAAAAAAGATTCTTCATTAAGGGAAGGCCGGGATCTGGAAAATCAACACTCCTAAAAAAGTTAGCCGCAAATGCTGAAGCTTCAGGTTATGATGTAGAAATTTATCATTGTGGGTTCGATCCGAACAGTTTGGATATGGTGATCGTAAGAGAGCTCGGTTTTGCGATTTTTGATAGTACAGCACCTCATGAATATTTTCCTGAACGTGAAGGTGACTCCATCATAGACATGTATGAAAAGACGATCAAAAAAGGAACGGATGAAAAATTCTTTGATAATCTAAAAGAAATCAGCGGCCGCTACTCAAAAAAGATGAAAGATGCGATCGGTTATTTAGCAGATGCTAAAAGTAAGCATGATGACTTAGAAAAGATTTATATAGCTGCGATGAATTTTTCAAAGATCGACAAAATCCATAAGAAGATTGATCAGGAGATTGAAAAATTAACTGCTGCACAACAACAAAAATAA
- a CDS encoding GNAT family N-acetyltransferase: MSYTNEQEEAEKMHNVYLKNNLKVTIRKATEDDAQNMIDFYNVVGGESDFLSFGANEFKRDLHEYKNYITATSKESNSIILIAEKDSTIIGIATINSPQKERTKHVGTLGIVVSEAYTGMGLGRGLMNELLEWARLNGITKKISLVTNENNVTAIELYRKLGFEKEGLLKNDNFIKGTYYNTVVMGLLL; this comes from the coding sequence TTGTCTTATACCAATGAACAGGAAGAAGCTGAGAAGATGCATAACGTATACTTAAAAAATAATTTGAAAGTTACTATACGAAAAGCGACTGAGGATGATGCTCAAAATATGATCGATTTCTATAATGTCGTTGGCGGTGAAAGTGATTTTTTATCGTTCGGTGCAAATGAATTTAAACGGGATCTTCATGAATATAAGAATTACATCACTGCAACCTCCAAAGAATCAAACTCCATTATTTTGATTGCCGAAAAAGATTCAACGATTATTGGGATTGCAACGATAAACTCACCTCAAAAAGAAAGAACCAAACATGTTGGAACATTGGGTATAGTTGTTTCTGAAGCATACACAGGTATGGGATTGGGAAGAGGTTTAATGAATGAACTTTTGGAGTGGGCACGTCTAAACGGCATCACAAAAAAGATTAGTCTTGTAACGAATGAAAATAATGTTACGGCGATTGAACTATATAGGAAACTAGGTTTTGAGAAGGAAGGTTTGTTAAAGAACGATAATTTTATTAAAGGAACATATTATAACACCGTTGTTATGGGGCTTCTTTTATAA
- a CDS encoding 5-bromo-4-chloroindolyl phosphate hydrolysis family protein, translating into MNGFLAFFIRMFVAIPASVGVWLASIIGYDQTYLLSSGIAVAGGAAAYTATGLLQKQRFLSEHHLSRREYKYIRKNLDEAKPKIYRLQKAMFSVRDLPTLKQRADLVRVVRKIQSLTQKEPRRFYQAEQFYFSHLDSAVELTEKYMFLSSQPRKSKELTQSLVETKRTLDELIDQIEKDLYQVLSNDIEDLHYEIDVAKYSIKSHKDSQSIKKAGDINERK; encoded by the coding sequence ATGAACGGATTTTTAGCTTTTTTTATCCGCATGTTTGTTGCTATTCCAGCTTCAGTAGGAGTATGGCTGGCAAGTATTATCGGGTATGACCAGACCTACCTTTTGTCGTCAGGCATTGCAGTGGCTGGTGGAGCTGCCGCATACACAGCAACAGGACTTCTTCAAAAGCAGAGATTTCTTAGTGAACATCACCTATCTAGAAGAGAGTATAAATACATCAGAAAAAACTTAGACGAAGCAAAACCTAAGATTTATAGACTGCAAAAGGCCATGTTTTCAGTCCGCGACCTACCAACTTTAAAGCAAAGAGCGGATTTGGTCCGAGTAGTCAGAAAGATCCAGAGTTTAACTCAAAAAGAACCAAGACGTTTTTATCAAGCAGAACAGTTCTATTTTTCTCATTTAGACTCAGCCGTAGAGCTTACCGAAAAATATATGTTTTTATCCTCGCAGCCTAGAAAATCAAAAGAATTAACACAATCATTAGTAGAAACGAAAAGAACACTCGACGAACTGATCGATCAGATCGAAAAGGATTTATACCAAGTACTGTCAAATGATATAGAAGACCTACATTATGAGATCGATGTAGCGAAGTACTCAATTAAATCCCACAAAGACTCCCAATCCATAAAAAAGGCAGGCGATATAAATGAAAGAAAATAA
- a CDS encoding sigma-70 family RNA polymerase sigma factor produces the protein METEQLVIKAIKGNDEAFLQLIQTYKVDLYKTALSFLRNEEEALEAMQEVTYSAYKNIKKLKNEFYFKTWLIRIMINYCNDQLKLKKRFVMNDEMLNSLGVSENHTQLELKDAMLDLDDRSREILTLKYFNDVKIKDIATIMQCPEGTVKTWLNKALRALREKLDEKGGNLHV, from the coding sequence TTGGAAACAGAACAGTTAGTGATAAAAGCGATAAAAGGAAACGATGAGGCGTTTTTACAATTGATTCAAACGTATAAAGTTGATTTATATAAGACAGCTCTATCTTTTTTGCGCAATGAAGAAGAAGCCCTCGAGGCTATGCAAGAAGTAACGTACTCTGCTTACAAAAATATAAAGAAGCTAAAAAACGAGTTCTATTTTAAAACCTGGTTGATTCGAATTATGATCAACTATTGTAATGATCAGTTGAAACTTAAAAAACGATTCGTCATGAATGATGAAATGTTGAATTCGTTGGGTGTTTCAGAGAACCACACACAACTGGAACTTAAGGACGCAATGTTAGATTTAGACGACAGGTCACGCGAAATCCTTACCTTAAAATATTTTAATGATGTAAAGATTAAAGATATAGCGACCATCATGCAGTGTCCAGAAGGTACAGTTAAAACGTGGCTGAATAAGGCATTACGAGCATTAAGAGAAAAGCTAGATGAGAAAGGAGGTAATCTACATGTTTGA